The Polyodon spathula isolate WHYD16114869_AA chromosome 10, ASM1765450v1, whole genome shotgun sequence genome contains the following window.
ccacggcgagcctgcagtgtgaaaagaagcggttggctgacggcacatgcttcagaggacagcgtgtgttcgtcttcgccgctccagtCAGTGCTcgggtggtagcgatgagctgagcctaaaaataattggatatgccaaatcgggagaaaataataaaataattgtcgattactaaattaaaaaaaaaaaaaaaaaaatcactttctaGTCTTTGATCCTTCTATTAAAATCAATTGagaaattttaaaatgtgacaattTACATTCAAACATACAACAGAGTAACTCCAAATAGCCTTATCAAGAAGTGAATTAAGGGTTTTCTCTTTTTCATAGAACAAAAAAGAATGTACGCAGGTATACCTTTTAAAATTGCTATTTAAAAGACATCCTTTTTTTGAGTAACAGCATCAGTGTCAAGGTTACATGACAGAAGTTATCACATGATGTTATCTAAAAATTCTCAGGAGAAACTGTCAAGGGATTGCACCACTGCTGTGAATATTGTTCAATTTCTTCCTGCTTTCGTGGAGGCAAATGCAATCAATTTCACAAGACGTGAAAAGAACTGGGACAAAAGAAATTGATGGCTGGGATTGCTCCCTGCAGGGCTACATGAAGTGGTCTAATTTTAGCTCTATTCTCACACCTCAACTTGAAGCCAGGCCTGAAGTGAATCTTATTAAACACACTCTTATTCTGGCTGGAGTGGATACCTTCCACAGTATTGCAGCTGGCTGAATATAACAGAAAGGATTAACTGAACAGGATTAACTGAAcagggaaatattttcaaatttaaaatcgCTATGctacatgtttaaatggtaaattTTAGCTATGGCTTTAAAAAGTAGTATATATACTTCCAACTAACTGCATGGCAGGAAAGCATAGCAGGAGGACAATCAGGGCAATTCCTGTACTCAAAGTACTGCCACAGCCAACCTCTCCAGTTAAAATGATCCAAGATTTCACATGAACATAAAAGGGAATACTATACTGGCACACAAccctaaaaacatttaaaaaagcatgacATTCAGATGTGGTTACACTGGAAATTAGGGGGAACAAATTGCAGTTCTGTGGTTTCAGGTATCAGTCTGTAGATATCTCAGGAACATAGTGTATTCAGAGCTTCTCGCATCACGTAATTTAttaaatggaatggaatggagtGGCTGGAAAAGAGACCGGTTCACTGTGAGAATTGTACCCCTCTCAGACAGTGCTCCGGCCCCTGCTCCAAACACCCACTgggtttcaaaatgaaaacttcTCAAATACACCTGGAACAACGGATTTTGCTTTTTTCTTCTGTATCAGTAGCATTGCTTCTGCGATTTTCAGAAATGAAGATGGAGTCGTAGAATGAGCTGAAGATTCCTGTAGAGTCCGACTTAAAATGTATCAAAATCCTACTGCTTAGACCAGCATCCTGTTCCTTTCATTTCCAGTACACAAGGGTCATGTAATATAATATCAagtcatatgtatatatatatatattaatatctatatatatatataatatattatatatataaataaaagtttcaaataaataaaaataaatcaaatgttccatgcatttttaaacaatataaatctatatattggatctatatattatatatatatatatctatatatattattatatatatatatatatatagagagagatatatatagatatatatatatatatatatatacatatattatatatataaactataataTAAGGATATATATGAAACTACCATCATAAAAGTGCAATGGGCCCTCTGACCTGACTGCTGTGCTGGCGGTGGCAGAGGCTGATTTTGCTGGGTGCTGTAATGGACAGGGGTAACAGGCCGATACTGCTGACTGGAGTGTGCGTACTGGCCTGGCGCACAGTAACAGATGGGCATCTGGggggggggaagaaaaaaaaaaatacatatcctattttaataaatacaagcaaacaaactaaaaaatctgtacagaaaaaaaaacactgtaacagTAATAAAATGTTGAAGCTTAAGAATAATCTGATTTAATTAAGGCAAATATGATACTGCcaactgcaatgtttttttttttttttttttttaacacttttaaagtaattttctttATAGTATTTTTTCTAGTGGTGAAGTTAAACAGGTATgcatttgttaatatttgatacaCGACTTACATAGATGGAATACTACAGTActctaataaaatattttgaagtatttaagaaaaaaaaacaaaaaactgtaccTGCTGCATGGGCTGCTGTATATATCCTTGTTGCTGTAGAACTTGCTGATTGACAGCAGGACCCGAGTTGGAGAACGTAGGGGCAGGAACCTGCTGCCCTGGGTGTGCCATAATATACCCTGTGTGCTGGGGGGGCTGAAGGACTACCGATGATGGGAACATGGCAGTGTGTGCATCGGGAGCTTCATTGGAAGGCTGTCTGACAAGGTTCATCTGGCTGAACTGGGCCCCAAGGTTTTcttgctgcattttaaaaagtcaaacataaTCAATGTCATACTAAGGAGACTTTTGTGCTGTGATATTATAAATAGTCTCATACGCGCTCAGACTTTTAACTATCTGTGATGATACAAACTTTGCAATTGTAAAGAACAGCAATTACATTTACACAGGAATGTCAAGTTATATGTCAGTAACTGTTCCACCTGAATTTATTCAAGGTATCAGTTTAacaatgtttgcatttttattaattcttatttaaaCCAATTGATCTTTGAGACTGcaattttaagtgtttaaaattactattaaaataactaaaaacaacatGTTCCCTAATTAACCAACCAGTCTCACAGAAACACTGACCTGTTTGCAGCTACATATTTTCTGCTTATGTTATTATACCTGGGCATGATGTAAAATAATCTAATCCGTTATGTTCTTCATTAAGTAATCTACTCCAATACCTTACATGTGTACGTTCTTGTGACCTCTATGAGGCTGGTTCTGAATTTTGCTTAAAATATTCGATTGTAAAAGTTTACTTTCATGTCCAGTGGCTCACATCCATAATAAttgtaaacaaagaaacaaatgcGCTTTCAATTCCTGACAAAAATCATATACTAGATAGTTACATAAACACAATTAGAAGTACTTGTTTCTTGTGCTTCAGTAAAGGAATTGAATGTTACTCTTGCTCAACTAACTTTTAAACCAGATATACACTATTcgattcctttttaaaaacagcaacaaaaaaaccaAATATTAATACTTGCTGTGAATACACAAATTTCATAATAGTCCTTAAAAACGTAAATTATTATGAATATCAGAGTCACCTGGAGCACCAGCTAACAAGAAGCCACAAGCATGTACAAAAGACATAACTCAACAACATCAGAATCCCCACATCCACAATAACTGAAGCTCAGCAGAAAGAAGAGGTGTGGTACCACAGTGTATTGCTGGTTAGGAGAGACTGTCAGGAGCTGAGGTGGATAAGAGATCGTAGAGTACTGGACAGGCTGCGTAGAAGGCTGGAGTGGCCGAACTGGCTAAAGAAGCAATAGTTCAGAGATTAAGTTAATAGTTTAGtagaaatgttaaaaatgcatgATTTGAAAAGACAGCTTATAAAAAAGTCAACATTTAATTAAACAAGAAAAGGAcaagaaatacataaaatacatagaGATTTACAGTTGTCTAGAAACAGGCACAGGTATGTTAGACTGAGATGTCACATATTAAACACCTGTACTCATCTGGACAAACAACATCTCACAGTATTTCTGGATTAAATAGCACCATTAACGTGTATCctgaccttttaaaataaataaatatataaaaataaaaatatttagattattttaatttttaaaaaatgtcttcacGAAAGGGAATAAAACAATGGTGCTTCGAAAGGGGAAATGTTGTCAGTTACAATTAAATGCCTGATGCTCTCTGAAGTGTACAGTACTTTAAAGTAGGAACATTGTTTTGGAAAAAATTAAACCTTACAAAGTGTGTGTAGTGACAATAATGGATTAATGTCAAATGTTGTAAAATTTGATTTCTTTTGATGGTCTGCAAAACTAGACATTtcagccagttttttttttccttgaatttAATAGACAAGTgcatttaatttttcctttagtCATGTCATTGGATACATACGCGATGTGTACAGTTATGCATCTGCGCACCCTTCTAAAATTAGGTTTCAGGCTATTACGTGAAGTAGTTATATCAGACACACTAAATCCCATTACTAATCTGCCATATAATAAACAATCCTTTATCTTATTTACAAGTCCTTAGGATCGTAAGGCAGTAAAATTAAAAGTAACATGAAAAGCAGTAGTAAAACTAACTTGAGAAAGAACGTGATTGgctggttgctgctgctgctggggggcaggtgggggaggggggtgctgTGCAGGGTTCAGTACAGATTGCGGTGCAATGGTGGGGTTGTAAACAACTGCTGAGCCATCAGGGTTCACAAATGGTTGACCTGgaaggacaaaaagaaaatacttttttttttttccccccctcaaaAAGCACATTACCATTTTAAGATTAGTACTGTAAAtctaaaattatataatataatcatataAAACTGCATTGAGAATACCGGTAATCTTCGTGTCCATTACAAGTTTGAAGTAAGTGATCCTAAAGTTTGGCATTTAAACCAATTTACTACGTACACAGTACATGCACAACCTGACTCCAAAACCAATGTTCATTTCACTTGGAACCAGGAGAGAATTAAGTCAATTCTTATTCTTTTTAAAGGAATgagtcatggaaaaaaaaaaaagtgtaagcaaCAAGTGCAAGTTCTGTTAATTTTATACTTTATTAGTACCGTCAAGTTTGCTTTAACATTTTAGTACCCAATGCTCTTATATGGGAAAATAGTACAGGAATATAAAGATCTGAAATgctaaaagcttttatttttctcttaattACCTCCTTGATTTCAACTTCAAGCTCCATATCGATTTACACAAATTATGAAACAGCTTTCAAAAACGCTAACTGTTTTCGTCACTATTCGTAAAATGTCATGTAACAAGATTTACATTAAGGTGGCACAGACAATTTCCACACACAACACgaagcatgttaaacacacacaaagcacgTTAAAAATGTACTCCATATAGATATCTACAAAAACTATTGGATAATGTTCCACCAGTGGATACCAACCTGTGTGTGGGTTGATCAGGATACTGCCAGGAGGTATTCCTGTCGCTTCCAAGGGAAGCAAATAGTAGCTAGTACTAGCTGTTGAAGCCCCTTGCCCACTCATGCCACCATCAAAGGAAAGAGAATTACTAGTGCTGACAGTTGGATAGACGGCAGGAGCACCGAGGGAGTTCTGGCTTAAAGCTGTAACAGGAAGTGGCTGCTGGGTGCGAGAAAGCGAACCCGTAGATGACCCTACACTACTAGAGGACTCAGAACCTAGGAAAGGAGTAACAAAATTCTTTACCTACAGACAGAAACATCATGCTCATTTTCTATGCATCAAATGGCATGCTTGTTGTAAATGtatgtgcgcatgtgtgtgtaataaatatatatatatatatatatatatatatatatatatatatatatatatataaagatttggATTCAAATTGTCATCTGGCCTTTTATGTGcctttaaatagtaaatagtgGGGAtacgaaaaatatagcgttacacgtcctgacaactttttacattaaaactttaaagtccgtttcaagctcttttcaaaatgtctgatctaatgcactgacagtgtaaggattactgaccacactgtcaaacaggtaacacagtaataacaatCTATGATGTGGTATTGAACAGGAAAGCCAGAGcacctgttatgttttttttttttttttttgtggttttttattaatattttttttttttttttttcattaattaatttattttaaatcgctcttcctgcagtcaTTTATAGGGTAGATCTCAAACCCTAGTGACCTaccggccattttgaaaaaagctttcaatagactttaaagttataagtgcaaaAAGCAGTCAGGATGTTagaatgaaaagaaataaaaggtacattatttaaaacagttgtagcaacatgtgggatGTGCAACGTAAGTTTTTTTCGGAACCCCATTATATCAAAGGTAACTCCATTCCCTTCTTGGACCTAGAATTCCCCTACTTTTTTGATACGGAAATATTAATCTTTAACACAATGGGTTATTCCTCAAATTGGCAGTGAAGTTTGAAACTATTTTTTAATGCTACTGTATTCAGATACTTGGTAGACAAACTATGAAagcacttaaataacaaaattacaAGGTACAaaagatgaataaaataaaagggcaAGATGAGAAAGTCAGACCTTGTTGTAACGTTAATGGAGAAAAGGGCTTTCCGTTGACAAAAGAATGTCTTTCATTAAATCATGAAATTACTACAGTTTATTATTTCAACAAACATGGGCTTTTACTGTCCAGGAAGATTGAATGCAGTCACCTTTTGAAaatgcatgctttaaaaaaataaataaataaataaagggcgcTGAAAGCACACAACAATtttcctttaaagaaaaaaatgaaacacacacagcatgcaaggTGTGACAGGTCATCAGGTTATTAGCCAAGTATGTACTTAGACAAGCTAAGAATGAAGTAACAGGATTTGAGAGTCTGCACAAGACAAAGAAAGTATGCCATAAAAAAAGCCAAGCCTTTCGAAGCAAGATGTGAAACTAAATGTTTCAATAATGACCAACAATGGAAAAGCAGCACCACCCCAAATATTTCACAACACATTCACCCAAAATGATGTAGGCACAAGAACAGTTACTGTATTATAGCAATATTTTAAAAGGCCTCACGAATACAGAATAGATTTTACATTCTGATAATTGCCCACATTactttaggaaaacgtcacaagtgACCACACAGTGAAGCACCGATTTTAGCtttatgcacattttaatttgtatagcttttgataaaagcatctgctaaatgactaaataggTAAAAAACCATAGTTGACAATTCTAAAGAAATTATATACAGTGCTTAACTCAATGCATTGTAACaggttttcatatatatatatatatatatatatatatatatatatatatatatatatatatatatatatatataaacctttgGACAAATGTTATGTAACTCAATTAAGCACTCTAGCTTTTACATTTCATGTTACTACTTAAACTGGTCCTTCACTGTAAAGTGCACACAACAGCACATTTTCCAAGAAGAATAAAACCATTGTAACAGTATATAGAACAACCAACAAGCAACTTAGTAGCAGTTGGATTGTTCTGTTGTAATACCCTTAACATGTTTGTATTCCTCTCTGGAAACATGCATTTGAACATGATTTAAAATATGGccccattatttctgtttaagaCTTGCCTGTCATTGAGAGCCTGCCTGTGCTCTTACTGCTCCCTGAGCTGTCTCCCCTTGTCAGCACGGAAATGCCACTAAAGCTGCTGGCTTTGGTCATAGCCGGCTTAAGGTTGCGGTTGGAGCTATCAGAGTCAGTGCTGCTCCAGGGACGGGGCTCCAAGTACTTCAGTTCGTTCTCTGTGCTGCTTGCTGACCGTCCGGACGCATCCTTATTTACTCTgcagatttattttgaaatatatatacatatatatctatctatatatctattgtGTTCATGTGCTGAATTATGTTGAAGCAGTAGTAGCATGCAAAGAGAATGGGCATTTTTgttaacagatttaaatagaaTATTAAAAGTACCTAAATATCTGTCGTCTTTGTTGAGTACTATTAGAAGCATCCTCTTCCTGGATTCTGTtggtattttaaacaaaataatgattttttttttttttgccaaatccaTTTAAATTCTGTACagagtattactattattatttttcttctttaaaatgtactgacctTTTATCTGGGGGATAGTTTTCTTGGGCACATAAAGCCTAGAACAAAAAAGGAACTTACTTTACTTCTATGAACATAGGATATTCTCCGACATGcctatattaaaatgcaaatatattctCATTATCTGCTTTAAACTATATTACTTTTATATTCATCTAAAATGggattttaattacattattgtAATTATATTAATCTAACACATTCATCATCAGAACTGCTTATAAAGCGGCTATATATTCAAAACAATTACCGCATCTGGTGCAAATATCCTCTCTCTTACTCGTTGGTACTCTTCTTCTCGCTCTTCAATTGACTTGCTCCTCCTGTCATCTTTCAGTCTGATACGCATCTGGAAATAGAAAACCTTCATCAACATTAACTTAGTCAAACTACAGAAGTCTAGCTAATTAGAGGGTAATGTTGAAATCACCCAATCAAAACTTACATGGTTATCATCTTTGTCCATACTGGAGTTATCTCTTTTAAGAATGTACCGTTTCTGAAAATCATCGCTTTTATCATCTTTAAAATGCTCACAAAACTTCTGATCAGGACTAGAGATACAAGGGAATAGAAAGAaagaatatattaataaaaataaataaatacaaaacaaacagtggagacATTTTCTAttagtcatttaaaaatactttgattGAGGAAGTAATCCCATTCTAAAAAAACTTGGTCTGTTGCTCCAATCTTACAGCCATTAACTGTATTTGAAATAATACCTCAGAATAAATAATTTCTTtaacaagtttcatcataattgaataagCAGTTTTCTGATATTTGTACATGTATATGTCTGTAATATacttataaaaattatatatattcttGTAATGAGGATATTATTTCTTTGGAAACATAATGAAAACAACCAAAAGTGTCAAAATAAAGGTTTtggatgtaaaaaaatatttaaaatacaattaaaattgcACTTACATTCGTGTATTGATGGTTTTGTTAATAATGACAGCTTTCCCAGTTTGGTCAACATTGTGATCTAAGCCAAAGTACGCAGCTACTCTGTGTAATAACATTCTGTGGTAGGATGTCATGGGAGGAAATTTTCTTCGCTGTGATCTGGAATACAGAAGTAAACGTCATAAAACACATATACCTGAAAAGAGATGAAAACAATTTGAGGTATACTTGAAATTAAAACACTTACTCATTATTACTGATAAAATCAAGAATATCCTGCTCCAACTTCAGCAACATCATCCTATCCCTGGATGCAAAAAGtacaattacatataaaaaaaaaaaaccccaacaacaaCGAGAAACTTTCTTTTCATGCttattcattttactttattttaaatacataaaacagagaAGGGCATTGACATTGCCACCATAAACTCAACCAGCTCTAAGGCTTGGGCCTCAGTATTtactgtagataataaaatatagcTGCCTGCCAAGTTTTTTACCTCGAAGATCTTACTATTTTTAATTGGCAAATGTGTTTTCTCTGTGTTAACAGCCTAAAAAGTGGTGTGCTGCACTACCTACCATCAGACCCTGCCTGTAGGCAACTTCAAAATGAGAACAAATCACAGTTCCAAACCTCAGTATACTGCATTATTACTATAAAATTTTGCTGCAGTGCTTTGAGGCAAATCTATACACTGTAAGCAAAAATTACAGAGCAGCAGAAATCATTTAACTCTATTACAGAAgaattaatttcatatttttgcACCATTTTATTTCAGTGCCCCCAAAGAGAGAGATGTATTCtttttaacctaaaaaaaataatgaaatacattttccacCAGAACAGTAAAAGGATTATCACCATACCTgggattgttttttaatgtatttactaaaaATTCATGGAGATCTATGCCAGTGGAGTCTGTGTATTCTTGACTGgaatctttaaaattaaaaaaaaagaagaagaaaataaagttGAAGTCCAAAAGATAAGTTACTACACCCACATTTCGAAAAACAAAGGAGCTGAAAATTATTACCTCTGGATAACATTTTTCTGGGTATTCTGTCAGATTTCTCCATGCCCTTTTCTTTCTCATCCTCATCTTTAATGGGGGGTTCTTGGTTATCAAATGACTGGATGAACTGTATCTGAATTGTATCCTgtagagagagaaaacaaaaaagaatgtatAAAATCACTATTAAAGTATGTTGTTAGTGTGCCTAAACTCCCTCATTAACCATAGCCGTTATTAGGAGTCTAACTATAGTCTGACACAGTATGTCATATTTCTTTTGGCGATATCATAACAGTAATAGACCagagaatatttaaaatgaaaactgtttcaCAATCACAACACCTCCCACCCCTCaactaatacaaatatatttcaacaaTATGACAGTGGAAGATTTTGAAAACAGGTAAGCTGAACTTGTTTGTGTTTAGAACTGCTTTTTACTGCATATTCATGCATATGAGAAAATTCAGGCTACAAACCTGCTATAAATGAGAATTTtcctgtaaaacaataaaatacatcagTCCTATGGCCGTGTCTGGTGGTGTTATATGGCAGGGAAATGGAAGATTAGAAAACCAATCTCTCTGCCAAGTCAAGGTAATACTTGTTTACAGTGTGAGCTATAAGAAATCTCTAGATCAGTTGCAGAGGGAGCAAACAAAAAGTTGCACACCTCTAGTAGTCATTTCTAAAAATCACCAAGCTGCAGAAATCTATCTTAAGTCTTTTCAGATTGGTATGTGTGCAATAGTAAATCGAAAACAACAGAGagttacataaaaacataatagGATAAAGAtgtaagaaattacattttctggAAATGTGGTATACAGTATccctttatttttactgtatatgaaatacagtaaattatactgtaaatacaaaaaaaaacataaggtaCTTTAAAGCACTGTTACACAAGGGTTTAACCAATTTATCAAGACCTAGATTTACAGCCTAACACATCTGTATCAGCATTTATTCTGGTAAACTTGTATGATACAGTATCAACTACATGAGAGTGTAAAACGTGAATACCTGTATTTAGAAAGCAGACATTATACTGTACAACACactaaaaacaaagcattgatcCAGAAATACCAGATTTAAATGCTCGTGGGTTATATCACAGTAGTCTTGACACAGATGCAATCCTAACTCACAGCAAATTCTGATTCATCTGCTCTACTTAATAAACCAAGAGCTTTGCATTctaaaagcagtaaaaaaaaaaaaaaaaaaaaaaaaaaaaaaaacccccccaaaaaacctgtTTAATAAAATTGAAAGCACCACTAGCACCAACAGGAATAAAAACTGGCATTTATGCAGTGTTAACAGTAATTATACATTTCAGAACGTTAATCCACCACTCAAGAAGCTCCATTGCAGGGCACACCCACACAGTAAATGACTGTGGATCATTCAGAGATAACAATGTACAAATCAGACATCCGAAATTTTCA
Protein-coding sequences here:
- the LOC121322337 gene encoding R3H domain-containing protein 1-like isoform X4, with the translated sequence MRMSNTVTVKENTATMRGSEAEKNDPIPADSLTKSESQEQIEPEKDESCIDNKDESQRQIQSLGQTGKRSKSNTKLKLVRSLAMCEESSPPPITELPQDHQDTIQIQFIQSFDNQEPPIKDEDEKEKGMEKSDRIPRKMLSRDSSQEYTDSTGIDLHEFLVNTLKNNPRDRMMLLKLEQDILDFISNNESQRRKFPPMTSYHRMLLHRVAAYFGLDHNVDQTGKAVIINKTINTRIPDQKFCEHFKDDKSDDFQKRYILKRDNSSMDKDDNHVFYFQMRIRLKDDRRSKSIEEREEEYQRVRERIFAPDAALCAQENYPPDKRIQEEDASNSTQQRRQIFRVNKDASGRSASSTENELKYLEPRPWSSTDSDSSNRNLKPAMTKASSFSGISVLTRGDSSGSSKSTGRLSMTGSESSSSVGSSTGSLSRTQQPLPVTALSQNSLGAPAVYPTVSTSNSLSFDGGMSGQGASTASTSYYLLPLEATGIPPGSILINPHTGQPFVNPDGSAVVYNPTIAPQSVLNPAQHPPPPPAPQQQQQPANHVLSQQENLGAQFSQMNLVRQPSNEAPDAHTAMFPSSVVLQPPQHTGYIMAHPGQQVPAPTFSNSGPAVNQQVLQQQGYIQQPMQQMPICYCAPGQYAHSSQQYRPVTPVHYSTQQNQPLPPPAQQSGYQTVMPSQQQSYQSIMGVQQPQNQNVVSSQQNNMGSQMQGMMVQYPPMSSYQVSMPQGSQGMPQQTYQQPIIIPNQSSQGHLPSSGVQVYYSVMPPPQQNNMSSSVGYLQPPGTEQIQFPLTLSPCNSQPLQAQHCAAVAPPHGSGMVMMQLTLPSNHQPRAHSPPQWKHHKCYSLDHQRGQKSTDLSNLDSARQSSPQLGSPATSPAQSPAPAQLTNMKNIRPGLSPISIMSQFPRPFVPGQGDIRYPLMQYNPPIRPPLLHGPHIVSNHQGQLGIRHGGRGKKPTRKALSTDLSVGEPVIGRVLEVTDLPEGISRTEADKLFGELCKVGAMIKWIPDHQPQQQHCGSGDSSANTDHSKPPSELASTYTVLAMFPSKLAAQNALIKQSNSLSKFKLRTSKRHYDTLERASSQ
- the LOC121322337 gene encoding R3H domain-containing protein 1-like isoform X10, translating into MRMSNTVTVKENTATMRGSEAEKNDPIPADSLTKSESQEQIEPEKDESCIDNKDESQDTIQIQFIQSFDNQEPPIKDEDEKEKGMEKSDRIPRKMLSRDSSQEYTDSTGIDLHEFLVNTLKNNPRDRMMLLKLEQDILDFISNNESQRRKFPPMTSYHRMLLHRVAAYFGLDHNVDQTGKAVIINKTINTRIPDQKFCEHFKDDKSDDFQKRYILKRDNSSMDKDDNHMRIRLKDDRRSKSIEEREEEYQRVRERIFAPDAALCAQENYPPDKRIQEEDASNSTQQRRQIFRVNKDASGRSASSTENELKYLEPRPWSSTDSDSSNRNLKPAMTKASSFSGISVLTRGDSSGSSKSTGRLSMTGQPFVNPDGSAVVYNPTIAPQSVLNPAQHPPPPPAPQQQQQPANHVLSQQENLGAQFSQMNLVRQPSNEAPDAHTAMFPSSVVLQPPQHTGYIMAHPGQQVPAPTFSNSGPAVNQQVLQQQGYIQQPMQQMPICYCAPGQYAHSSQQYRPVTPVHYSTQQNQPLPPPAQQSGYQTVMPSQQQSYQSIMGVQQPQNQNVVSSQQNNMGSQMQGMMVQYPPMSSYQVSMPQGSQGMPQQTYQQPIIIPNQSSQGHLPSSGVQVYYSVMPPPQQNNMSSSVGYLQPPGTEQIQFPLTLSPCNSQPLQAQHCAAVAPPHGSGMVMMQLTLPSNHQPRAHSPPQWKHHKCYSLDHQRGQKSTDLSNLDSARQSSPQLGSPATSPAQSPAPAQLTNMKNIRPGLSPISIMSQFPRPFVPGQGDIRYPLMQYNPPIRPPLLHGPHIVSNHQGQLGIRHGGRGKKPTRKALSTDLSVGEPVIGRVLEVTDLPEGISRTEADKLFGELCKVGAMIKWIPDHQPQQQHCGSGDSSANTDHSKPPSELASTYTVLAMFPSKLAAQNALIKQSNSLSKFKLRTSKRHYDTLERASSQ
- the LOC121322337 gene encoding R3H domain-containing protein 1-like isoform X6, with amino-acid sequence MRMSNTVTVKENTATMRGSEAEKNDPIPADSLTKSESQEQIEPEKDESCIDNKDESQDTIQIQFIQSFDNQEPPIKDEDEKEKGMEKSDRIPRKMLSRDSSQEYTDSTGIDLHEFLVNTLKNNPRDRMMLLKLEQDILDFISNNESQRRKFPPMTSYHRMLLHRVAAYFGLDHNVDQTGKAVIINKTINTRIPDQKFCEHFKDDKSDDFQKRYILKRDNSSMDKDDNHMRIRLKDDRRSKSIEEREEEYQRVRERIFAPDAALCAQENYPPDKRIQEEDASNSTQQRRQIFRVNKDASGRSASSTENELKYLEPRPWSSTDSDSSNRNLKPAMTKASSFSGISVLTRGDSSGSSKSTGRLSMTGSESSSSVGSSTGSLSRTQQPLPVTALSQNSLGAPAVYPTVSTSNSLSFDGGMSGQGASTASTSYYLLPLEATGIPPGSILINPHTGQPFVNPDGSAVVYNPTIAPQSVLNPAQHPPPPPAPQQQQQPANHVLSQPVRPLQPSTQPVQYSTISYPPQLLTVSPNQQYTVQENLGAQFSQMNLVRQPSNEAPDAHTAMFPSSVVLQPPQHTGYIMAHPGQQVPAPTFSNSGPAVNQQVLQQQGYIQQPMQQMPICYCAPGQYAHSSQQYRPVTPVHYSTQQNQPLPPPAQQSGYQTVMPSQQQSYQSIMGVQQPQNQNVVSSQQNNMGSQMQGMMVQYPPMSSYQVSMPQGSQGMPQQTYQQPIIIPNQSSQGHLPSSGVQVYYSVMPPPQQNNMSSSVGYLQPPGTEQIQFPLTLSPCNSQPLQAQHCAAVAPPHGSGMVMMQLTLPSNHQPRAHSPPQWKHHKCYSLDHQRGQKSTDLSNLDSARQSSPQLGSPATSPAQSPAPAQLTNMKNIRPGLSPISIMSQFPRPFVPGQGDIRYPLMQYNPPIRPPLLHGPHIVSNHQGQLGIRHGGRGKKPTRKALSTDLSVGEPVIGRVLEVTDLPEGISRTEADKLFGELCKVGAMIKWIPDHQPQQQHCGSGDSSANTDHSKPPSELASTYTVLAMFPSKLAAQNALIKQSNSLSKFKLRTSKRHYDTLERASSQ